In the Verrucomicrobiia bacterium genome, one interval contains:
- a CDS encoding VanZ family protein, whose product MLTLSHKRRQFLKASLMWAGLLLFWAVQPGWITNKILPKEYLHPFAHVISYAIFAYLMSFYLRFGRRVASYRMTDFKIFALVIAACLMWGGATEWLQHYIPERVPDLLDVLWDSIGATAGSLCFTVRHRLRHRRK is encoded by the coding sequence ATGCTGACGCTTTCTCATAAGAGGAGACAATTTCTCAAGGCCTCGCTTATGTGGGCGGGGCTGCTGCTTTTCTGGGCGGTCCAGCCGGGATGGATTACCAATAAAATCCTTCCGAAAGAATATCTTCATCCTTTTGCTCACGTCATTTCTTACGCCATTTTTGCTTATCTGATGTCTTTTTATCTGCGCTTCGGGCGGAGAGTAGCTTCCTACCGGATGACGGACTTTAAAATATTCGCGCTGGTCATCGCGGCCTGCCTGATGTGGGGAGGGGCGACCGAATGGCTGCAGCATTATATCCCCGAGCGCGTTCCTGATTTGCTGGATGTCCTTTGGGACAGCATCGGCGCGACTGCGGGAAGCCTTTGTTTTACCGTCCGCCACCGGTTGAGACATCGCC
- a CDS encoding divergent polysaccharide deacetylase family protein, translating to MARSKKSKKKTTFFSGLKLGAVALGAVLLISFKGPEPLKRFAGNLFSRLRAPLSAPSVSKKPKLVFIIDDIGYHLNYEKELRDLGDDVVYAVLPMLPYSKHFGLLSEKTHAEVILHLPLETVDGTVPGRGLITRQMPESQILEVLRTNLDSVPHHLGANNHMGSLGTSDPALMRVILKEFKKQNLLFLDSYTTPNTVIPAVGKELGMQIMKRDVFLDNVDEKPAIREQIRKLKTISKSRGYAIGIGHYRYNTLTELKEQIPRLKAEGFEIISLRQMSRVAKSKKSR from the coding sequence ATGGCGCGTTCCAAAAAATCCAAAAAGAAGACGACGTTCTTTTCCGGTCTGAAGCTGGGCGCCGTGGCCCTCGGTGCCGTCCTCCTGATCAGCTTTAAAGGTCCCGAGCCTCTGAAACGCTTCGCCGGAAATCTTTTTTCCCGCCTGCGGGCTCCCTTGTCGGCTCCGTCCGTTTCAAAAAAACCCAAGCTTGTTTTCATCATCGATGATATCGGTTATCACCTAAACTACGAAAAAGAATTGCGCGATCTGGGCGACGATGTCGTCTATGCCGTCCTGCCTATGCTTCCCTACTCAAAACATTTTGGCCTCCTCAGCGAAAAGACCCACGCCGAGGTGATCCTCCACCTCCCGCTGGAAACCGTGGATGGGACGGTGCCGGGCCGCGGGTTGATTACCCGGCAGATGCCCGAGTCCCAGATTCTCGAAGTGCTTCGGACGAATCTGGACTCAGTGCCGCATCATCTGGGAGCCAATAATCACATGGGCTCTCTCGGCACGAGCGATCCCGCCCTCATGCGAGTCATCTTGAAAGAATTCAAAAAGCAAAATTTGCTTTTCCTAGACAGCTATACGACCCCGAACACGGTTATTCCGGCCGTGGGCAAGGAACTCGGAATGCAAATCATGAAACGCGACGTTTTTCTGGACAACGTGGACGAAAAACCCGCCATCCGGGAACAGATCCGGAAACTCAAGACCATCTCGAAAAGCCGGGGGTATGCCATCGGCATCGGCCATTACCGCTACAACACTCTCACCGAACTCAAAGAACAGATTCCCCGCTTAAAAGCCGAAGGCTTCGAAATCATTTCTCTCAGACAAATGTCACGCGTCGCGAAAAGCAAAAAATCGCGCTGA
- a CDS encoding DUF6178 family protein: HFPAKRDNRRPDGESKTASIASQYPVLWDLKKHFLDDALSLLGQEDPLSLEGVYEELAWIANKLIVAHGMDLTSEDKMKWAVQRTRALVNLGLEVLSQKDFPQAVSLLKTRWVETVFRYGIYELFLLRDGAKKIVSKYWENKPEIFRDFLSLPYDFIMTGLLENIPRHYDFESIDNLEHLRDFHNSEDLTRARQSLDQISNIHNFIARSDPSAFPRLVKPAFRNGCNLYSALGTFFVRTVLDMKRSLEPLSLAAIRDFRDKAFDETGRLFRPEAKESFFNACFSADEQVLLRPLWGLVFQSVLDSMPALDLEKSRVLGTVEGFLVKPESPLAKKKKPAAAKRGKSAKRSSASR; this comes from the coding sequence CCATTTTCCTGCGAAAAGAGACAATCGCAGGCCGGACGGAGAGTCCAAGACAGCTTCGATCGCAAGCCAGTATCCCGTTCTTTGGGATTTGAAGAAGCATTTCCTAGACGATGCCCTTTCCCTTTTGGGCCAGGAAGATCCTCTGTCTTTGGAAGGCGTTTATGAAGAACTTGCCTGGATCGCCAATAAGCTGATCGTGGCTCACGGCATGGACCTCACCTCCGAAGATAAAATGAAATGGGCCGTTCAGCGGACCCGGGCCCTGGTCAATCTGGGCCTCGAAGTGCTCAGCCAAAAAGATTTTCCCCAGGCGGTTTCGCTGCTAAAAACCCGCTGGGTCGAGACCGTATTCCGTTACGGGATCTACGAACTATTTTTACTGCGCGACGGAGCAAAAAAAATCGTTTCGAAATACTGGGAGAACAAACCCGAGATTTTTCGCGATTTTTTGAGCCTGCCTTACGACTTCATCATGACGGGCCTTTTGGAAAACATCCCGCGCCATTACGATTTTGAAAGCATCGACAATCTGGAACATCTCAGGGATTTCCATAACTCGGAAGATTTGACAAGGGCCCGCCAGTCGCTCGATCAAATCTCGAATATTCATAATTTTATTGCCCGAAGCGATCCCTCGGCCTTTCCCAGGCTCGTGAAACCGGCATTTCGGAATGGGTGTAACCTCTATTCTGCGCTTGGTACTTTTTTTGTCCGTACGGTGCTGGACATGAAGCGGAGCCTGGAGCCGCTCTCGCTTGCGGCGATCCGTGATTTCAGGGACAAAGCCTTTGATGAGACGGGACGCCTTTTCAGGCCGGAAGCCAAGGAGAGTTTTTTCAACGCATGCTTTTCGGCGGACGAACAAGTGCTGCTGCGCCCTTTGTGGGGACTTGTCTTTCAAAGTGTTTTGGATTCGATGCCGGCGCTCGATCTCGAAAAGTCGCGGGTTTTGGGAACGGTCGAAGGTTTCCTGGTGAAGCCGGAATCGCCTCTGGCAAAGAAGAAAAAGCCCGCCGCGGCAAAGCGGGGGAAGAGCGCGAAACGCAGCTCCGCGAGCCGGTAA